A window of the Salvelinus alpinus chromosome 3, SLU_Salpinus.1, whole genome shotgun sequence genome harbors these coding sequences:
- the ggps1 gene encoding geranylgeranyl pyrophosphate synthase isoform X3 — METWIQQGRRGFCWNPTSTCYSCQVIIEVTEMLHNASLLIDDIEDSSTLRRGFPVAHSIYGVPSVINSANYVYFLGLEKVLTLDHPEAVHLFTRQLLELHRGQGLDIHWRDTYTCPTESQYRTMVLQKTGGLFGLAVGLMQLFSGWKQDLKPLLDTLGLFFQIRDDYANLNSTEYSENKSFCEDLTEGKFSFPTIHAIWSRPESTQVQNILRQRTENVDIKRYCVDYLEKVGSFAYTRETLRGLEAEAYRLITDLGGNPELEGLVKHLSKMFREPETKAGPKED, encoded by the exons GTGATCATAGAAGTGACTGAGATGCTCCACAACGCCAGTCTCCTGATCGATGACATCGAGGACAGTTCTACATTGAGGAGAGGTTTCCCTGTAGCCCACAGCATCTACGGAGTCCCCTCTGTTATCAACTCTGCCAACTACGTCTACTTCCTGGGACTGGAGAAG GTGCTAACCCTGGATCACCCCGAGGCGGTGCATCTGTTCACCAGACAGCTGTTGGAGCTGCACCGCGGCCAGGGCCTAGACATCCACTGGAGGGACACCTACACCTGTCCCACAGAGAGCCAGTACCGTACCATGGTCCTCCAGAAGACGGGGGGTCTGTTTGGCCTGGCCGTGGGGCTCATGCAGCTGTTCTCTGGCTGGAAACAAGACCTTAAG CCTCTCCTGGATACATTAGGACTCTTCTTCCAGATCAGAGACGACTACGCCAACCTCAACTCAACAGAGTACAGCGAGAACAAGTCCTTCTGTGAGGATCTGACCGAGGGGAAATTCTCCTTCCCCACCATCCACGCCATCTGGTCCCGTCCAGAGAGCACTCAGGTCCAGAACATCCTGAGACAGCGGACGGAGAACGTAGACATTAAGAGGTACTGTGTGGACTACCTGGAGAAGGTGGGCTCCTTCGCCTACACCAGAGAGACCCTGAGAGGGCTGGAGGCCGAGGCATACCGCCTTATCACAGACCTGGGGGGAAACCCTGAGCTGGAGGGATTAGTGAAACACCTCAGTAAGATGTTTAGGGAGCCTGAGACAAAAGCTGGCCCTAAAGAGGACTGA
- the ggps1 gene encoding geranylgeranyl pyrophosphate synthase isoform X1, with the protein MLHNASLLIDDIEDSSTLRRGFPVAHSIYGVPSVINSANYVYFLGLEKVLTLDHPEAVHLFTRQLLELHRGQGLDIHWRDTYTCPTESQYRTMVLQKTGGLFGLAVGLMQLFSGWKQDLKPLLDTLGLFFQIRDDYANLNSTEYSENKSFCEDLTEGKFSFPTIHAIWSRPESTQVQNILRQRTENVDIKRYCVDYLEKVGSFAYTRETLRGLEAEAYRLITDLGGNPELEGLVKHLSKMFREPETKAGPKED; encoded by the exons ATGCTCCACAACGCCAGTCTCCTGATCGATGACATCGAGGACAGTTCTACATTGAGGAGAGGTTTCCCTGTAGCCCACAGCATCTACGGAGTCCCCTCTGTTATCAACTCTGCCAACTACGTCTACTTCCTGGGACTGGAGAAG GTGCTAACCCTGGATCACCCCGAGGCGGTGCATCTGTTCACCAGACAGCTGTTGGAGCTGCACCGCGGCCAGGGCCTAGACATCCACTGGAGGGACACCTACACCTGTCCCACAGAGAGCCAGTACCGTACCATGGTCCTCCAGAAGACGGGGGGTCTGTTTGGCCTGGCCGTGGGGCTCATGCAGCTGTTCTCTGGCTGGAAACAAGACCTTAAG CCTCTCCTGGATACATTAGGACTCTTCTTCCAGATCAGAGACGACTACGCCAACCTCAACTCAACAGAGTACAGCGAGAACAAGTCCTTCTGTGAGGATCTGACCGAGGGGAAATTCTCCTTCCCCACCATCCACGCCATCTGGTCCCGTCCAGAGAGCACTCAGGTCCAGAACATCCTGAGACAGCGGACGGAGAACGTAGACATTAAGAGGTACTGTGTGGACTACCTGGAGAAGGTGGGCTCCTTCGCCTACACCAGAGAGACCCTGAGAGGGCTGGAGGCCGAGGCATACCGCCTTATCACAGACCTGGGGGGAAACCCTGAGCTGGAGGGATTAGTGAAACACCTCAGTAAGATGTTTAGGGAGCCTGAGACAAAAGCTGGCCCTAAAGAGGACTGA
- the ggps1 gene encoding geranylgeranyl pyrophosphate synthase isoform X4, with protein MTIFDCIVTWRLIVIIEVTEMLHNASLLIDDIEDSSTLRRGFPVAHSIYGVPSVINSANYVYFLGLEKVLTLDHPEAVHLFTRQLLELHRGQGLDIHWRDTYTCPTESQYRTMVLQKTGGLFGLAVGLMQLFSGWKQDLKPLLDTLGLFFQIRDDYANLNSTEYSENKSFCEDLTEGKFSFPTIHAIWSRPESTQVQNILRQRTENVDIKRYCVDYLEKVGSFAYTRETLRGLEAEAYRLITDLGGNPELEGLVKHLSKMFREPETKAGPKED; from the exons GTGATCATAGAAGTGACTGAGATGCTCCACAACGCCAGTCTCCTGATCGATGACATCGAGGACAGTTCTACATTGAGGAGAGGTTTCCCTGTAGCCCACAGCATCTACGGAGTCCCCTCTGTTATCAACTCTGCCAACTACGTCTACTTCCTGGGACTGGAGAAG GTGCTAACCCTGGATCACCCCGAGGCGGTGCATCTGTTCACCAGACAGCTGTTGGAGCTGCACCGCGGCCAGGGCCTAGACATCCACTGGAGGGACACCTACACCTGTCCCACAGAGAGCCAGTACCGTACCATGGTCCTCCAGAAGACGGGGGGTCTGTTTGGCCTGGCCGTGGGGCTCATGCAGCTGTTCTCTGGCTGGAAACAAGACCTTAAG CCTCTCCTGGATACATTAGGACTCTTCTTCCAGATCAGAGACGACTACGCCAACCTCAACTCAACAGAGTACAGCGAGAACAAGTCCTTCTGTGAGGATCTGACCGAGGGGAAATTCTCCTTCCCCACCATCCACGCCATCTGGTCCCGTCCAGAGAGCACTCAGGTCCAGAACATCCTGAGACAGCGGACGGAGAACGTAGACATTAAGAGGTACTGTGTGGACTACCTGGAGAAGGTGGGCTCCTTCGCCTACACCAGAGAGACCCTGAGAGGGCTGGAGGCCGAGGCATACCGCCTTATCACAGACCTGGGGGGAAACCCTGAGCTGGAGGGATTAGTGAAACACCTCAGTAAGATGTTTAGGGAGCCTGAGACAAAAGCTGGCCCTAAAGAGGACTGA